The window AatatttacatataaaaaaattatgaattcCAATGCTCTCTCTTTCCATGCAAAaaacatcaaaaaaaaaaaaacatttgatTATTGTTCTATAAGAAATCAACTTtgaaacaaaaatttatatgtaGTTTTGATATTTAACTCAAAAAGTGGGAAATGAATTAAATATATTTGGAATGTTATACCTTTTAAAGAATCATATTGCTTAAAATTGCAATAAATTGCTACAACTATATTAACTAACTAGTTTGAAATGTTATAAACAAACttttcataataaatatataaccaATTAATAACTAaagttttttcttttaaaaaaaactaaagattttttttttataaaaaaaattaggtgaAGGTCAGAAAAACATGTAGGCTACATATAGACTTATAAAATGGTATTGTTTCATTGTTATAGACTTTAATAACAACAAGGACAGAAATGATAATAAAATGGAAATAATTAGTATAGACAATTAGCAGTTAAAAGTTAAAGTTATTTCATGATAATAAAATGGCAATAATTAGTATACACTACATTCGGATATGAATTATAACGCTCTTTATGCATATGAATGCAAAAAGCActaacggggtgtttgttaaaagggatataggaggtgggatagggataaaaaaatacgagataagttatcccgtgtttgtttgggagatagaagagtgagacggatgaaggataagcttcttatccctcaaatcctatatccAGGAGGGgagtggtataaggaggtgggataagctcctgcgattttaataggatgaaaaagtCAATTtcatccctcaaattaatgttatgtgtagtttaaatagggttaaaatagtaaaatatattattttatctctatccctatcccaatagaataccaaacgtccCGTAAAGAACATCTAAAAAGAGCatctgattattattttagaagaaacgaGTTCTAAAACAAAGATTTATACTTAGTTTTGATATTTAACTAAAAAACTTATGGaatgaaataaatatatttgGGATGTTATTGTTACACTAATCATATTGCTCATAAATATAAATCTAttcatgatatatatatatatatatatattaactaaagttttttttacatataaaaaagtttaggggaaGATTAGAAAAATCTATAAAGGTATATACACCTCGAATAATTGGTTAAAAACAATATTTATATGGATTTCATGtcctaaaataatatattttcattttgaatatttatacttaaatttttttgttaccGTTACAAAATTCTAGCCATCCTAGGAAAATAAAAcgaatgaacaaaaaaaattaaaccattGCAAAAAGAAGGATTTTGGAAATAAAATTGTCTCAGTTACACAAATGCATAAAATTCAACCGTTTATTTTAATATCTGCAACCGGGGCCCATAAAGATTTCTTAATTGATGTCCTTCAGCACCGATCCTCACAATAATTATAACGCTTTATGTCGACTCACAAGAGACAACAAACTCGAACCGAGTGTGATTGTCACTCTCTTTAGTGCGCCTAGCCTTCCCTCAATGCAAAATAAGAGTTTCGATATAATTAGGGGTATGCATCGGTTCAGTTTAAATTGTATACCAAATTGAACCGATTGAATTCGGTTTTTCGCTTCGGTTTTTTTGACACTTCGGTTCGTCATCAGTTTTAGTTTTAGGTGTGGCTCGGTATTTGGTtcggtttgacaaaaaaaactgtaaaaaaaaatcGCACTGAATTATACATATTCTAcattatatatatgattttacaagtttagttttttttttattgttgagataatatgccaatatagatatattttgaaagtatttaaaaaaaattgaggtaaatttaattaggaaatatagtgatttttatttgtttatctTTTAACCAATTCGGATGTTCAgtttaaaaccgaaccaaatcgAATATTTTGATTTAGTTATATTTCGATTTTACATACTCTTCGGTTCAATGTCGGTatcaattattttaataatttcgaTATTCGATTTTCTTGGTTCAGTTCGATTTTGAACCGATTTACACCCTAAATACAACCAAATTTAACcgtgtctatttttttttttatgaaaacaaAAAGGTCTCCTTTAATGATTGGTCCTaaacaatataaaaaaaatttactaaCAAGTCTCTAAATACTCTAAAAcggtttatatattattttatttatggggatttcaataataacaataacagaTTAGAGATGCTCTACAAGGGCTTATGttatatatcatttcatttatgGGGATTTCCACAATAATAGTAACAGATATTATGTAACCCAAATAggtcatttttaatttattaattaaaattggaGTTGTTTgatgaagataaaaaaaaaaaacaataattagcATATACTAGATACTAGAGTAgagttatagaatatttacctATAAAAGTTATGAATTGTAACTATCTCTATTTATTCTATATATATGAATCCAAATATCACAAACAACAAAATGTTTTATAACCGAAACATATTTATAAAACCACAACCATCAGAATTCACGTGCTCACTTGTAACCTCAATTtgtgtttttttctttcaatttcaaCCCCTTTCACActtccattttcattttcaaaaatcaaaatTCCAGTAACAAAATTAATTCAgaaaataatgtatatatgCTGATTCTATTGCATAAAATTCTCCGCCGCAACGTTGATCATTAACCATACGTAATAAATGAGGAATTAATGGAATTACCTGTTGTTGTAAAGCAAGAATAGTTGAAACACAGCCATAAACAGGGTCAGAGAGTCTAGCCTGAGCCTCATAAGAAATGGTAACAACAGCTTCATGTCTCCGGTTAACCGGAATGTGAAGTAAAAGCTTCGACACGTTACTCGCACCGAAAACCTTATGCACTGCAGCAAATCGGGCAGCTCCTTGATCTGAACCAAAATGGGGTGCAAATATGCATCCAGTTATGCATTTCCTCCTGAGGAATTTGCAGGCACCACATGGAGCTCCCGACGAAACTGCCGTCGCTGATGGTTCGGAATTCGTCGGTAAAGAAGAAGATCTCTTTCCCATGCCCTTTCTTCGAGTATCAGAAGTAGGCTCGGCCATATGAtgaacaagaaagaaagaagtaGCCAAAGAGAGATGGTGGAGTtggtgttatatatatatgcaaaACAAAATGAAGGAATATGGCACACGTTTGTCTCGTGATGGGTTTGGCAATGGCAAgcttatttctttctttctttttcttttttttcatctttataaattctatatatCTTTGTTCATTATATTAATTGTGTAACCTACTAATTGATTACTTAATTTATATATGGTATGTTGAGTTTGCTTAATGGAATGCATGTGTTATATGTGTGATTAAAGGAGGAGGGAGGAGATTAGGGATTGATGAAGCATTTGGGCTCTAAGCCCGTTTAGAAAGCCCAAAGCTTCCAAAAAGGTTACCCTCGTCACGTAAGAACCCATTTGAGGGCCTAATCGGTCCGAGATAAAGACGGGGCATCACGGTTATTTAAGACTTTAGTTAACATTTATAAATAGGAGGAACCAACTAGGATGTAAGGATCTCGTTTGACTAATTAACTAGATAGTATTCGAAGTATCTCATTCGACTCGATTCAGATTTAACTAGATGGTAAAgaggtaaaaaaataaaatatatgcgGTTGGTAAGGAAGAGGTTTGAAGGGCATGTGAAAATGTAAATGGAAGTACaagtatataataaaaataaaaataaaattagtttaGAGGGAGTAATATTATAAtagtaaataaaaaatgtgtggGTAAGATGAAGTAGAAGAAGGTAGTGATGGTGGTGGTGGGAGGGAAGGCACAAGATTTGTGCTGCCCGTGGCCGTGGCGTGTGGGATAGCAAGGCCCAAACGTGCATAGCTGTCATATGTTTTGTACCATCTCAGGAGACACTGCTTCTTCTGTGAGAGTTTTTTCCATCTTTTTGGAtgttccttctttttcttttctctttcgaCCGGTTTGACACAATTATCATATACACGAaccaacagaaaaataataatcCATCTTTTGCATTACAGGATTCTCAACCAGCAGACAACACAAGAATTCAACAGTTAGACCAATTTCATGTCATTTTCAAGGATTATGTATGTTCTGAGGGCAATATTCCGAAACAGCAAGAGCTACCACAAAAACATTGCAAACCCTTGGACTTCACCCTGGTTTCCCCATAGCTAAAGGTAAGTTCCTCGCCTTCTCTTATGTCTTTAGAAGCAAAGAAACAAAGACGAGGCAGTAAAGCTCCTGAGCTCCGCACTAGTATTGTTGACAAATTTCCACCATCACAAGAATGGTTAATGAATCGCGCAACATTTCCGGTTCTTGTGGCATCTATGTTCACCCTCAAACAAGCCTTTCCTGATGGAAGATGCTCCCTCACAACCAAAAGAGCAGAATAGAATTGACCATGAGATGTGAGATCATCATAGATTTGTTGTCTTCTTCTGGCTTCCTCCGTTGTCAATAGCTCACCTATTCAATTATAATCTATAAAATTTAAGTCCAAAAACGTCTAATTATGATCTCAGCAGGCATCAGTTTTGAACAGAATGCTACTAGGAACAAGATTTGATGTTAATAGTAAATGAAGTTCGTCATTTAAGAGAAAAACTGAGCAAGAAACAAACAAACTAACAAATATAGCAGAATGAAATGCATGAaatatgattttaattaattcaatCAGTGTATATTATTTAAGCTGCAGCTTGAACAGGGTCACTGTTATTGAATACTACAAAATAGGGGCATAAAATGTATGCAATATTAGAGGACAATTTGCATTGCAACATCAACTAGGAAAGCTCCCTATTTATCAGATCAATCAAACAAAACATTGTTGCCCATATATTCAGCAGTTTCAAATCGTATTATCTGTTTCAATTAGTATCTGCGCTACGGAGTCCGAAGACACTGACAAATGCATATCGAGCCGGGAAGAACCACAAGGACAGCAAAGCTCTGGCAATTGATGTTTTAACGCTGCTCCATTCCCAAGGCTCAAACACTAGACACTTGGTTAAGGCGATTGAGTTTCTTCCAAATCGATCCAGTGCCAATTCCTAACTCCACACATATATGGTCTATAGATAGTTCAATGAATTTCTAAGCAAACAACTCCTAACAAGTACCATATTGTAGCAACCCAGTTTGGAGTGGGTGACACCGGGATAGAAAACTCGAGTAAGGAGAGGCCCTAGGGGATGACAACCGGTCCGGAATGATCCAAATCACACCTCATAAATGGAGAGAGTAACTCGGGTATATTAGTTAAGTGTGTATAGATGCCTTTTAAAACCGCGAGGCCAAACCAGATAATATATGTATGGTATTGACTCTAATGGAGAATGAGTAACTTGAGTGTAAGGTGTGTTTACAATAGACATAGGCTCGTATTAGACCAAAATGTTACGCATATTCCTATGTTTTCCATCACCAAGCCCCAAACACAAATAAAAGCTGTTACTTTCTGAGAATTCCATACTTCAAACTAACTATAGCCAGAACAGTAGAAAATGATAGAAGCGAATCAATTAATGCGTCACAGAAAGTAAATACCAGAATACTCGCAGACAAATTGACCCTGCGGAATCAGCTGATCAGCATACAAACTCCAACCTTTTTTCTCTTCTCTCACAATTTTCAATTTAACAGAGACCCCTCTCTGTGTTAAGCGATTTCCACAATCCAATCCACACCCACAACTCGGTCCACACTCACTCATTATACCTAATTCCATCTCCTCCAAGTCCAAAAATCCACGCCCATCCTCCCCTTCTTGTTCGCACCCCTCACAATCACAGCCGCATTCCCACTTAAGTAGGTTCTTCCGAGGAGGAATCCGCGAGCCATCGGAACGAGAGAAGCCCCAAGGTTGGCGTTGGGGAGACTCGGATGCGAGGAGCAGAGATGGAGTGTAGAGGAAATAGGCATATGGTGGATAGTTTAATGCATTGTGAAATGGGATTGGGCGATTCTCAAAGGATCTAGAAGCGTCAAAGGACCGTTGGAGAGTGATGGTTTTAGAGGTTTGAGATAAGGCTTTGCAGGTGAAGGCTATGCAGGCAAGCTCTGGTGGAGTTAGCCATGGAAGGATCAGCTCCCCGCATTGAATTAAAGGACTGTGGTTATTTGGGAATTGATTTTCGTCTTCTTCTCCTtggctcttcttcttcttttccttcagtTGCTGCATAACTTCAAAAGAGCTGCTGATGTTTAAAGAACGACAATTGCAGCAAGTCGTTTTGGAAAGACAGCCTTTCTTAATTTCGATATACAACCTAAATAATATTTGAAGCGGTAAATATTTATTAGTTCTTGCTACAACGGGTTTTCGGGTCATCACATCACGACCCAGATGATGGTGACCGGAGGTTGATAGGTTTTTACTGTTTTGCCGATCGGAGTAATCAAAGGAGTCTTGGGCTTTAATTAATTCCTTGGCTCTAAGTATCCAATCTCCATTGGATCATTTCGGGAGACATTAACGGTATCCAGAAATAAGAGGAGAAGAAACGGGCCTTAACTATCCAATTTATCTTATGAATGCTTTTGAAGCCGTTATCTCAAATAGTCATTTAAATGAGCTTAAGATGGATGATGGTGattaaacaatagttataaATGATCATTTGAACTAAAAAGTTAAGGCACGAAACAGAAAGATAGAAGAAAAATAGAGGAACGCTCAATAGAAAAAGATGAGTTAAACAATGTTGATTAAAAAGGGAATTTAGAGTTTTTTCATATTCGTTGTTGTTCAACGGATATGGGTCATGTCATCTCACAAGTTTGGTTATGTATTTTcctttaacaattttttttttccaattcttGCATCAAAAGTTATTTTTTCATCTATGGCATcatcaagtaatcactctagaaAATGCAATCTAGCTAAGATGAGAGTTTTTCAAGAAAATCTCAGTCCCCAACTAGCCGATGTCATGACTATCAAAGAAGCTTTAAGTTGGATTAAGATGCATTGCTCAAGtgaaaaaattcaaattcagtcagattgtctcgtcatagtcaaggCAATTCAAATGAGTTTAGAAGGTCATTTGTATTTAGTTGACATGATTTATGATTGTATTCATTTATTACGAGATTTAGAGTTGTGCTATATCTCCTTTATTAAGCGTTCAGCGAATTTGGCTGCCCATACTCTAGCGAAAGCGATCAATCCTGAGTCTGTTTGGGATGAGTGGGCATGTCCACCACCATTTCTTAACAATATTCTTTCatctgatttaagttaataaaacttGGCATTATTTAAAAAGAAGATGGATGGTGATTTTTTCACATGGGAAAGGAGCAGGGGTACGAAGTTCTAGGTCCAAGAGCGTCTGGATCGTTGTTTTGTGTTGGCGGAGTGGCTAAAGAGGTTCTCGAACTTTCGCTTATTCTAATCAACGACCGATGTTCTTGTATATTGTTCCCTCCCCGTACTCTCAATCATCACAAACTCGAGATGGCCTGATACGAGAGGAAGGTTTTGATGTGATGGTTAATAGGTGTTGGGCGGCGGAAGGCGGTGGGTTAGTCACGTCCAATCTCTTGGCTTGTGTTGCGTCTATAGCAAGTTCAGAAGCCGTTTTTCGCACAAGATTGCTGGTTACATATTCTTGCTCGAATCCAATAAAGGAGATTATGTCTCCATAGCTCGATTCTTTGAAGCTAAATGCAACATGCATTATTGGCTTGAGGTTGAAGAAAGTTTTTGGAAATAGAGATCGAAAACTTTCTAGCTAGCTAGAGGGGACACCAATTCGAAATTCTTTCACGCCTCGCCTCAGGGATGCTACTGCGGTGCTACATGATGACAAACAGAAGATGGGTAAATCACTTCTTCTTACTTTAATAATGTGTTTGCCTTTTCCCTTGTTGATTCCTATGATGATGAGGAAGCCTACTGGTTTAGCTACTCTAAACTCTGTAACCGGAAGGATAAAAAGTGGCTTTGGTTATCGTGATTTGCATAACTATAGTCTCTCTACTTGGTAAACAGGGTTGGAAGTTGAAAAGCCAAAAACAAAGGGAAAATTAAAAAAGTAATCACCTTTACATAGTCTTTGGTAGCCTTTATCGTCCTTGTACATACTTGATACGTCCTAAATATATGTGTTTTCAATGTAGTTTAGCCTCATTTTATATGCGTGTTCAGCCTCTATTGCTCAGTTTATGGTACGTTTTGGTACGTTTCATCTATTTGTCGTCTAACGAGtgttttgagttgtttcaaggGTAAATGCACGAGAAACGGAGAAAAACAGAGAGAATCAGATATTTCACtacctgctcggtgagcaggcaatggagtgctcggcgagcagacaaTGGAGTGCTCGGCGAGCACCATGGGCATCCACGATATCACCTCGACAGGCActcgctgctcggcgagcagagaCTCGAGATACATTTGGGCCAGAACTCGTGGGCCGGAATCCCGACCCGAATCAGCTTTTAACGCTCCAAGTCGACCAGAATACCTATACTGACTCAAAAACGAACTGGAGGACTATAAATAGGGGCAAAAAACTATGTTGAGGGAGGAAATTGATTATTTAGGATGTAGTCGATTCAGTAGCTCAgttttagattaggttttagTATTGTTTTTCCAGCTTCTTAGATTAGGTTTAATTATGTAATTTCGTTTATCACAATTGACGGGAGAAGATCTTCATCTTCTAATTTGGCAGaatgggttttggatttctatctcttcgcctatttatcttttgcttttataAATTATCGTAGATGTTTTCCAATAATCTCACATGCCTATTGTTtggattggtttgtctatgaaccgatccccatccaattcgggatggggatgaaattgattgtatgaatatgtatgattagggaacTAGGGCCTTTGATTGAACagattatgcatgcttaatgcctagatgatgttaggaacatgatttatgctagaatgtgttggtcccatgtgattagttccaagaggggggttaggaactaatataacttttttgtttaattatgctgacttaatcaaatCTTTAAGTaacttaacttagtttaggtcaacacggccgagagatgtaagacagctttagtcaaatgctgactagaactgttttacgcGTGAGTTGGGAATAAATACTTGAGGTcaacttccaactcagcaccaagattactcagtgtcagcttttataatttatatcctgagaaatttaatcaagcaacacatacacatatatatattgagagagagttagaaattactcagcagacttatcctggttcggcctctccgcctacgtccagtccccagaatccttccgggctttttcaatccaatactgagctctttaaaggtagagcacaaaccgtttacaaggcagttgaatatgaaagagtaccttcctctattcgtctactcaactcctactaagtgctataaccgaacacctagatttctctaccgctgagtacttaaaaccgagtactcagcaccactctctcaattttacaattgatacagacttgttctttctagatgaagaacactttagatgattacagaatcaatctagcttttacacagagatagaaatttggtgtaagatctttttcttgtttgaatgtgctttgtatgtatatactttttttctcttttgtatttTGGCAAATCGGCTTAGGATCCAagaaatgaacttgtccttttatagttgaaatctgaagacttaatcatttgaatctggatctatccattgaattcaaacggctcttccTTGCGTCAttattctggtcagcttcagatttgtaggccaatcctgtcgtctgaattccgcaggcgtcaggcttgtcttcttcctacaggtttgtcttttagtgccagttcgtcttttagctagagGACAGTTGActcatgcatctcgaaattgactctttgcgtaattccaaggtttctattattggtgcagacagatgTCGAATCTTGTCATTTAATAAACGGATTGACCGCGATGTCCTGACGAATAcacagcttgactttattgtcgttgcttttgttctttgtttatGAGTcactcttactcagcttccgtggtcagcttcgtctgcaagctttagtttagtggaagacttttcttctttgatactgagttgtgttccactcagcttctttggtcagctt is drawn from Euphorbia lathyris chromosome 9, ddEupLath1.1, whole genome shotgun sequence and contains these coding sequences:
- the LOC136205332 gene encoding histone-lysine N-methyltransferase SUVR3; protein product: MTRKPVVARTNKYLPLQILFRLYIEIKKGCLSKTTCCNCRSLNISSSFEVMQQLKEKKKKSQGEEDENQFPNNHSPLIQCGELILPWLTPPELACIAFTCKALSQTSKTITLQRSFDASRSFENRPIPFHNALNYPPYAYFLYTPSLLLASESPQRQPWGFSRSDGSRIPPRKNLLKWECGCDCEGCEQEGEDGRGFLDLEEMELGIMSECGPSCGCGLDCGNRLTQRGVSVKLKIVREEKKGWSLYADQLIPQGQFVCEYSGELLTTEEARRRQQIYDDLTSHGQFYSALLVVREHLPSGKACLRVNIDATRTGNVARFINHSCDGGNLSTILVRSSGALLPRLCFFASKDIREGEELTFSYGETRVKSKGLQCFCGSSCCFGILPSEHT
- the LOC136206433 gene encoding LOB domain-containing protein 20, producing the protein MAEPTSDTRRKGMGKRSSSLPTNSEPSATAVSSGAPCGACKFLRRKCITGCIFAPHFGSDQGAARFAAVHKVFGASNVSKLLLHIPVNRRHEAVVTISYEAQARLSDPVYGCVSTILALQQQVASLQGELAMVQTQLINSRFAMANMLQNSQQQQQQLAMLQPSYSNNSSASTNLMNMTTFASTFDLVADNAPSSSIDPLHLSQPCHDDEDDEEESRIPTIFADELLHRR